Proteins from a single region of Psilocybe cubensis strain MGC-MH-2018 chromosome 3, whole genome shotgun sequence:
- a CDS encoding Nucleoporin nup132 — MATFSPSPAPRRSSRLHTRGNSPVRSQRPHRLAAEPTLILNDSNSVASAMDIDERSSLITDRSLSRIGGEMIFAKTEEMSVSFYANLPLEVKQVLRLSDFNRDLYSGEIDTTTGFALVASAQTCFVWQHAQAIKGIPTCYIFSCPEDGSQTPKPPFHALVPQGSSREPGLILVSVTGQIRFWDSIGIGLAGGDNYISSQVENMNYEEEVTNLIRVDAQTYILSTSFGVLHRIVLTSAGGKYHLTIRGFARPSNSGTFSRLLPSFLSSSASASYDSKGKAGHIHAVALGTTSTLGDRDVWALANGRIQRWIMRVEGWEELVLDLDLTQLLLNKVQEKLSANSEDVEISDIAIFEDQNIALLISYSGKDVSADDFQRLYALAELKSVGNDFSVKHLYSVPYQTTSKPGPPVHPRIQLIYSGSIISVQFGDAVALCARGSEYRDRLELKGINDRTLGVGVSLTTNLLLILTANTMMKVSLDLDKIQSFRPETGHTALVKSIMMQAIIYGPSPLNPLRFSFPPELSGDALMNAAQQLSDAVMKSDSEIVRQSPDMTIQMQGRKDRLSWLISFINENTVLDKMTQASRQRIATDSEKLFACHKLWIAYNQSISHSSVLKDAVVAYMQEIGDDSHEDLVRAFFRTRVSDIGNVLQKVSSIAKEAAKRSSNTLLQILPEANRIVISVLHEASKYRDFNWEVYGLESPMIGAWTSRSGVIDSARSLFDLTTEALKSDRGPITTVKEPSSQFPGLAKVLLECVKERIEWLALSTEPPAATQVLYREFSELRPKIFETLRQFGHQEAAFKLAERYNDYTSLVLLSHQEIVYPPHQNPHTDRIKLYIQKYGEDFTSELFRWYIQNGEVRTMFDQEAPAGRDLLNKYFENQSNRNIAITWINDLENKAFALAASDLFQDAQGAPNLEGRHLMLSIGKLSYLAHMQETNFQEASTTSSKGPSLDDFHDALDFVSVLEKLVQDFRSVLVAARARQSIESQINTIIKEKGRQLDSRVGFVYIFKDLLRTILKGDALSVEDTVDILTLKDNTETVEDFATSLHVLSLAPEGSGSDVSGIRGKIPVEIPARRKESALHTIWRRIYLQDDWDALKQTADVSDDELMRRYQETAMFQTIFSMLMKSKEELIVDPESSLSIPSTQEISSRWPGMSSDHINALIQDYTWEKDRVESWDLSEIYDRIKQLAEEEADRRLNGD, encoded by the exons ATGGCCACATTCTCTCCCTCGCCCGCCCCTCGCCGTTCTTCAAGACTACACACACGTGGTAATTCTCCAGTGAGGAGTCAACGACCCCACCGGCTAGCGGCCGAGCCCACCCTTATTTTAAATGACAGCAATTCGGTCGCATCTGCAATGGACATTGACGAGAGGAGTTCCCTAATCACAGATCGTAGTTTATCTAGGATTGGAGGCGAGATGATTTTTGCCAAAACGGAAGAGATGTCTGTTTCATTTTATGCCAATTTACCTTTGGAGGTAAAGCAAGTTTTGAGGCTCTCAG ACTTCAATAGAGACCTGTATTCAGGGGAAATAGATACCACCACCGGATTCGCGCTTGTTGCCTCTGCGCAAACATGCTTCGTATGGCAGCATGCTCAA GCTATCAAAGGCATACCTACGTGCTATATATTCTCGTGTCCCGAGGATGGCTCTCAAACCCCCAAACCACCCTTCCATGCTTTGGTCCCTCAAGGAAGCTCCCGAGAACCAGGGCTTATCCTTGTCTCCGTCACAGGCCAAATTCGATTTTGGGATAGCATAGGCATTGGTCTTGCAGGTGGAGATAATTATATATCTTCTCAGGTTGAAAATATGAATTATGAGGAAGAGGTCACGAATCTTATTCGGGTCGAC GCTCAAACTTACATTCTATCGACATCGTTCGGTGTCCTCCACCGCATTGTTCTCACTTCAGCCGGTGGAAAATATCACCTTACAATCCGTGGTTTCGCGCGACCTAGTAATTCCGGAACATTTAGCAGACTTTTACCATCTTTTCTGTCGTCGAGTGCATCTGCATCGTATGATTCCAAAGGTAAGGCCGGACATATTCATGCGGTTGCCCTTGGGACAACGTCAACATTGGGCGATAGAGATGTATGGGCCCTTGCGAATGGTCGAATCCAACGATGGATTATGAGGGTGGAAGGCTGGGAGGAGCTTGTGCTTGATCTCGACCTCACCCAGTTACTTCTAAATAAGGTTCAAGAAAAGCTTAGCGCCAATAGTGAAGATGTCGAAATCTCTGACATCGCCATTTTTGA GGACCAAAACATTGCCCTTCTAATATCATACTCTGGAAAGGACGTGTCTGCCGATGATTTCCAACGTCTTTATGCTCTTGCCGAATTGAAATCTGTTGGAAATGATTTTTCGGTCAAGCATCTCTACAGCGTTCCTTACCAAACG ACAAGCAAGCCTGGTCCTCCAGTACATCCACGAATACAGCTAATCTATTCTGGATCAATCATCAGTGTTCAATTTGGTGACGCTGTTGCACTTTGTGCCAGAG GATCAGAATACCGTGATCGACTGGAATTAAAAGGCATCAATGATAGAACACTAGGAGTTGGTGTCAGCCTAACAACCAACTTACTTCTCATTTTGACCGCCAATACAATGATGAAAGTATCTCTGGATTTAGATAAAATTCAGTCTTTTAGACCAGA GACTGGTCACACCGCTCTGGTTAAATCAATCATGATGCAGGCCATTATTTACGGCCCTTCTCCGTTG AATCCTCTACGATTCAGTTTTCCACCAGAGCTTAGCGGGGATGCATTGATGAACGCAGCCCAACAGCTAAGCGATGCTGTTATGAAATCTG ACTCTGAAATTGTTAGGCAAAGTCCTGATATGACAATCCAAATGCAGGGCCGTAAGGACAGGCTCAGCTGGCTTATTTCCTTTATCAACGAAAACACAGTACTGGACAAG ATGACCCAGGCAAGTCGACAACGGATAGCCACAGATTCCGAGAAACTCTTTGCATGCCATAAGTTATGGATAGCCTATAATCAGTCTATATCACACTCGAGCGTCTTGAAGGATGCTGTGGTTGCATATATGCAAGAAATCGGTGATGATTCTCATGAAGATCTCGTCAGAGCATTCTTCAGGACACGAGTATCAGACATAGGCAATGTGTTGCAGAAAGTCAGCAGTATCGCAAAAGAGGCCGCTAAGCGTTCAAGCAACACGTTGCTTCAGATACTCCCTGAAGCAAACCGGATTGTCATA TCAGTTCTCCACGAAGCCTCCAAATATCGAGATTTCAATTGGGAAGTATATGGATTGGAATCTCCGATGATTGGAGCATGGACAAGCAGATCAGGTGTTATCGACTCGGCTCGTTCACTCTTTGACCTGACCACAGAAGCTTTAAAATCCGATCGTGGACCAATAACAACCGTAAAAGAACCAAGCTCTCAATTCCCTGGGCTTGCAAAGGTTTTACTGGAATGCGTAAAGGAAAGGATAGAGTGGCTTGCACT AAGTACAGAGCCCCCGGCAGCTACTCAGGTTCTTTATCGAGAGTTTTCTGAACTGCGTCCGAAAATCTTTGAAACCTTGC GGCAATTTGGACATCAAGAAGCAGCCTTTAAGTTGGCCGAGCGATATAATGACTATACCAGCTTAGTTTTACTATCACATCAAGAGATTGTCTATCCTCCTCATCAAAATCCCCACACCGACCGCATAAAGCTCTACATTCAGAAGTACGGGGAAGATTTTACTTCAGAACTTTTCCGATGGTATATTCAAAATG GCGAAGTTCGAACAATGTTTGATCAAGAAGCTCCAGCAGGACGTGATCTTCTGAACAAGTATTTCGAGAATCAATCAAATCGAAATATTGCCATAACTTGGATAAATGATCTGGAGAACAAAGCTTTCGCTCTTGCTGCTTCTGACCTTTTCCAGGATGCTCAAGGCGCTCCTAACCTGGAGGGGAGGCAT CTTATGCTAAGTATTGGTAAATTGTCATATCTGGCCCACATGCAAGAAACAAATTTCCAAGAAGCTTCCACCACTTCATCCAAAGGGCCAAGTCTTGATG ATTTCCATGACGCACTTGACTTTGTCAGTGTTTTAGAGAAGCTGGTACAAGACTTCCGCTCTGTTTTGGTAGCTGCCCGCGCACGTCAGTCAATTGAAAGCCAGATAAATACTATCatcaaagagaaaggaaggcAACTGGATTCTAGAGTTGGATTTGTTTAT ATTTTCAAAGATCTCCTAAGAACCATCCTGAAAGGCGACGCATTATCAGTTGAAGATACTGTTGACATTCTGACCCTTAAGGACAATACGGAGACCGTTGAGGATTTCGCAACGAGCCTTCATGTCCTTAGCTTGGCCCCGGAAGGTTCTGGGTCTGATGTTTCAGGCATTAGAGGAAAAATACCTGTGGAAATACCAGCTCGACGTAAAGAGTCTGCATTGCACACTATCTGGCGACGAATATATTTACAAGACGA TTGGGATGCCCTGAAGCAAACTGCTGACGTATCCGATGATGAGTTGATGAGGCGGTATCAGGAAACAGCGATGTTCCAGACGATATTTTCGATGTTgatgaaaagcaaagaag
- a CDS encoding Nuclear speckle splicing regulatory protein 1-like protein (Nuclear speckle splicing regulatory protein 1 homolog) yields the protein MKLSISLNKPKATQPKAPILRPSAFSNDIDDEEGQESENPGPSGPVSHNVETSKAMKKRMAAEKRVDETVYEYDEVWDKMQEAKQRLQAAKEAEASVRKPKYIQSLLSSAATRKLDHLRAEEKMMQREREAEGDLYQDKEVFVTQAYKDQMEEVRKAEEEEKQREENRKKQGMQSTGMTHFYRQLLEDSAQKHEATVAATEKRFIGPQGPTPNLTITKPANFTPLADVELAKIARAEGKEVELNDDNQIVDKRELLSAGLNLSLPNTRHLGLRHPSNKPKEQSEQAPQIHRAVGTAASRKEINERRTREIQQQLEEEQRRVAQSKQEADELARQRIVTKRNNEDDVKSARERYLERKRRKLEQEQAEQN from the exons ATGAAACTCTCAATATCCTTGAACAAGCCCAAAGCCACTCAACCCAAAGCACCTATCCTACGGCCCTCTGCTTTCTCAAATGATATcgatgacgaggagggtCAAGAAAGTGAGAACCCTGGGCCTTCAGGCCCTGTCTCTCACAATGTTGAAACGTCGAAGGCTATGAAGAAGCGAATGGCAGCTGAGAAACGCGTCGACGAGACCGTCTATGAATACGATGAAGTATGGGATAAAATGCAAGAGGCCAAACAACGTCTACAAGCTGCTAAGGAGGCAGAAGCAAGTGTACGAAAG CCGAAATACATTCAAAGCCTACTATCATCTGCGGCAACGCGAAAACTAGATCACCTGAGAGCCGAGGAAAAGATGATGCAACGAGAGCGTGAAGCTGAGGGTGACCTTTACCAGGATAAGGAGGTTTTTGTCACCCAAGCGTACAAAGATCAAATGGAAGAAGTTCGGAAGgccgaggaagaagaaaaacagaGAGAAG AAAATCGGAAAAAGCAAGGGATGCAGTCAACTGGAATGACCCATTTCTATCGCCAGCTATTAGAAGACTCGGCCCAAAAACACGAAGCCACAGTCGCGGCAACTGAAAAACGGTTCATCGGTCCTCAAGGCCCCACTCCCAATCTTACCATTACTAAACCGGCCAACTTTACTCCATTGGCAGACGTCGAGCTCGCGAAGATAGCACGAGCTGAAGGCAAAGAAGTCGAGTTGAATGACGATAATCAAATCGTCGACAAAAGAGAGTTGCTTTCTGCTGGACTGAACTTGTCTCTTCCAAACACAAGACATCTTGGACTTCGGCATCCATCCAACAAACCTAAAGAACAGTCAGAACAAGCGCCCCAAATCCATCGTGCCGTAGGAACGGCTGCTTCTAGGAAAGAAATAAACGAACGAAGAACAAGAGAAATTCAACAACAGCTGGAAGAAGAGCAACGCAGGGTCGCGCAATCGAAACAGGAGGCCGATGAATTGGCTCGACAAAGAATTGTTACGAAAAGAAACAATGAAGATGACGTCAAAAGTGCTCGTGAGCGCTACCTCGAAAGAAAACGCAGAAAAttagaacaagaacaagcaGAACAAAACTAA
- a CDS encoding hypothetical protein (Uncharacterized protein C17H9.06c), whose protein sequence is MPRNSKAKDAKAMKQTKLFEKQELSSTVQYPSPSPSKGVTRTGAPAKRKRKATTQDSSSSDEISRIKMAPPTQPAVVEISSDDDESTSNPLPPKSSHNKRHIQLSSSSENPSESEDDVQPIRKRLRRKASLDTNSESPVDARPSKKSGRLRRLGSSERASSSSDDLKELAEEVEEERILNTRLRIRDKTVFQKNLDKLKRRKLKLEASEEDEEVEEEVDASQPLKGAKPSAEYDEYSDGDNSQSSFIVEDEGTVELPAEFSMETHQDLSHQFKKIFQFFVVRRKLSGLRDSLVASSVWRPEFIEHLKKYPTFELVSLDFAIPACDACHLGGRMSTLLGRLTGSPYNRSGFVEQKPRRSEAAKCKEYHLGRFCAKRTRVYHEFSHWEHSLFHRILQEIDALHNATSSRSFHTIGFSGARAPPDDISDADGVCDWLDDRKIIDTEWQKIKNMMESARQLELDKGRDVDD, encoded by the exons ATGCCACGGAATTCCAAAGCGAAAGATGCAAAGGCGATGAAACAAACGAAACTGTTCGAAAAACAGGAACTCTCATCTACTGTTCAGTACCCAAGCCCTTCACCATCAAAGGGGGTAACTCGTACTGGAGCTCCTGCAAAACGAAAACGTAAGGCAACTACGCAAGATTCCTCCTCTTCAGATGAAATCTCTAGAATCAAAATGGCACCCCCAACCCAACCTGCCGTAGTTGAGATATCAAGTGATGACGATGAATCAACAAGTAATCCTCTACCGCCCAAATCCTCCCACAACAAACGACACATTCAGTTGAGCAGTTCAAGTGAAAACCCAAGTGAAAGCGAAGACGATGTTCAGCCCATCAGAAAACGGTTACGTAGAAAGGCATCTCTCGATACCAATTCGGAGTCACCAGTTGACGCCAGACCATCCAAGAAATCAGGCCGTTTGCGTCGATTAGGCTCTTCGGAGCGAGCGTCATCTTCTAGCGACGACTTGAAAGAACTCGCagaagaagttgaagaagaaa GAATATTGAACACTCGACTTCGTATCAGAGATAAGACAGTATTTCAGAAGAATCTCGACAAATTAAAAA GGCGCAAGCTTAAACTTGAAGCTAgtgaggaggacgaggaagtggaagaggaggtagATGCTTCCCAGCCGCTGAAGGGCGCAAAGCCTTCAGCAGAATACGATGAATATTCAGACGGCGATAATTCGCAATCCAGTTTTATTGTTGAAGACGAAGGGACTGTCGAATTGCCTGCTGAATTTAGCATGGAGACCCATCAAGATTTGTCGCATCAATTTAAAAAGATATTTCAGTTTTTT GTGGTCAGAAGAAAGCTATCCGGGCTAAGAGATTCCCTCGTGGCGTCTTCGGTCTGGCGGCCTGAATTCATTGAACACCTTAAGAAATATCCTACATTCGAATTAGTCTCTCTAGATTTCGCAATACCAGCCTGCGACGCATGTCACCTCGGCGGAAGAATGTCGACACTCTTAGGTCGTCTTACAGGATCTCCATATAACCGTTCAGGCTTCGTCGAG CAAAAACCACGTCGTTCGGAGGCAGCCAAATGTAAGGAATATCACCTCGGTCGTTTCTGTGCCAAAAGAACGCGAGTGTATCACGAATTTTCTCATTGGGAA CATTCTCTCTTTCATCGCATCCTTCAGGAAATTGATGCGCTTCACAATGCTACGTCATCGCGAAGCTTTCACACTATAGGCTTTTCAGGAGCTAGAGCACCTCCCGACGACATTTCAGATGCAGATGGCGTGTGCGACTGGCTCGATGACCGAAAAATAATCGATACGGAGTGGcaaaaaatcaagaacaTGATGGAAAGTGCTCGGCAACTTGAACTCGATAAAGGCAGAGACGTCGATGATTAA
- a CDS encoding Peptide-N4-(N-acetyl-beta-glucosaminyl)asparagine amidase A — translation MLPRTALPSLFLLLGYALLSSAAVLVDFQVAQPPPVPKDAKQCTIQVLQRDFAFSFGSAEVVELVPPTDCGPVGSWAAITLNLTVTSNGTQFDRLGIFTFQNVEIWRTSTPEPTRGDGIIWTYIKDVTRYAPLFAKPGTFIFQLDNLIETGLDGIYSTVVHATFFASSPPHPPAKKADLLVPLSNLRNDTGNDVSVPPAFSINVTLPRNSVQVFAELYASGNGNEEFWYFNTPNQFLNALPGFLGQGPFREVRLLVDGQIAGAAYPYATIFTGGIVPTAWRPITSYGAMDLPTYFLDITPFVPILTDGQPHNISLDVTSAEEDHTILQNWFLSGVLQVFTDKSTKPTTGKITQYTASPFSQTNTVGTVGENGDVTFTVSASRKIHIESTIVSGSGQVNHVVWSQNLQYTNLQNILDDTAIQDVLQMSSGTVLSTHNGVPVVVDDFSFPLGINFTLLDPSGDSFKATFDHSYNRDLLPFPAVVRSNIQERQTASGFFLESPNGNTGNGTNSNVFSYVDQAGNTYSRVVDAVLNNITFDKQSGTLAPTSPPPHRGPLPFITGSVGKARLPSARRVPST, via the exons ATGCTGCCCCGAACAGCACTTCCGTCTCTCTTCTTGCTCCTGGGGTATGCCTTGCTATCGAGCGCTGCTgttcttgtggattttcaGGTAGCTCAGCCGCCTCCAGTTCCAAAAGATGCGAAGCAGTGCACAATCCAGGTTTTACA ACGCGATTTCGCCTTTTCGTTTGGAAG TGCTGAAGTTGTCGAACTAGT TCCACCGACTGACTGCGGGCCAGTTGGGTCATGGGCAGCCATAACCCTCAATCTTACCGTTACGAGCAACGGTACTCAATTTGACCGGTTGGGAATTTTCACATTCCAAAATGTTGAAA TTTGGCGAACCTCAACACCGGAACCTACCAGAGGCGATGGCATCATATGGACATACATCAAAGATGTAACTCGATATGCCCCTTTGTTTGCAAAACCGGGGACATTCATATTCCAACTCGACAATCTCATCGAGACTGGTCTTGATGGAATATACTCAA CTGTTGTCCATGCAACGTTCTTTGCTTCCTCTCCACCACATCCACCCGCTAAGAAGGCAGATCTACTGGTCCCTCTTTCTAACTTGAGAAATGACACTGGAAATGATGTGTCAGTACCTCCAGCGTTCTCG ATCAACGTCACTCTCCCTCGAAACTCTGTCCAAGTGTTCGCCGAACTTTATGCATCTGGAAACGGGAACGAAGAATTTTGG TACTTCAATACTCCAAACCAATTCCTGAATGCTTTACCAGGTTTCCTCGGACAGGGCCCGTTCAGAGAGGTTAGACTGTTGGTCGATGGTCAGATAGCTGGCGCTGCATACCCATACGCAACCATTTTCACAGGAGGGATTGTCCCGACTGCATGGAG ACCCATAACATCCTACGGAGCAATGGACTTGCCCACATATTTCCTCGACATCACACCATTCGTTCCAATTTTGACCGACGGACAACCGCACAACATTTCTCTCGACGTCACATCCGCCGAAGAGGATCATACTATTTTGCAAAACTGGTTCCTCTCAGGTGTCCTTCAAGTCTTCACGGACAAGTCTACAAAACCCACCACTGGAAAGATTACGCAGTACACCGCGAGTCCTTTCTCTCAAACAAACACGGTCGGGACTGTCGGGGAAAATGGAGACGTCACTTTCACTGTCTCAGCGTCTCGCAAAATTCATATCGAGTCGACTATCGTCAGTGGTAGCGGCCAAGTTAACCATGTTGTTTGGTCCCAAAATTTGCAATACACAAATTTGCAGAATATCTTGGACGACACGGCTATCCAG GATGTTCTCCAAATGTCGTCGGGTACCGTACTCTCGACTCACAACGGCGTGCCTGTGGTAGTGGATGACTTTTCTTTCCCCCTCGGCATAAATTTCACCTTGTTGGACCCCAGCGGAGACAGCT TTAAAGCCACCTTTGACCACTCTTACAATCGCGATCTCCTACCATTCCCCGCCGTCGTAAGATCAAACATCCAAGAACGACAAACAGCCA GTGGCTTCTTCTTGGAATCACCCAACGGGAACACAGGAAATGGCACCAACAGCAACGTGTTCAGTTACGTAGACCAAGCAGGTAACACCTATTCTAGAGTCGTCGATGCCGTGTTGAACAACATCACCTTCGACAAACAATCCGGGACACTCGCGCCAACCTCTCCACCACCCCACCGCGGTCCACTGCCGTTCATCACCGGCTCAGTGGGCAAAGCACGCCTGCCAAGCGCCCGCCGGGTCCCGAGCACGTAg
- a CDS encoding C-1-tetrahydrofolate synthase, cytoplasmic gives MATEATQSPQSAKIIDGTALAKSIREDIAERIKAKQAIFPRFRPSLAIVQAGDRPDSSTYVRMKAKAAEEVGIKYKHINVPVETSADHIVKVVEDLNADQDVSAILVQLPLGEHITSADERLVTEAVSPGKDVDGFHAYNIGHLSSRASDPLFAPCTPSAVMRLIKSTGVSIAGSNTVVLGRSDIVGSPVASMLRNADATVTQCHSRTKNIQDIVKNADILVSAIGKPEFVKGSWIKPGAVVIDVGINYVPDATKKSGQRLVGDVEFSTAVNVASYITPVPGGVGPMTVAMLMENTLIAANRQWEEARERKVKPLALNVLDQVPTDIEISLAQTPKPVAELAKEIGITANELESYGKYKAKVDLSILDRLSHRKDGKYIVVAGITPTPLGEGKSTTTIGLAQALGAELGRPAFACVRQPSQGPTFGIKGGAAGGGYSQVIPMDEFNLHLTGDIHAVTAANNLLAAALDARIFHEGTQSDKALYSRLVPTKKGKREFAPLMFKRLKKLGIDKTDPNSLTPEEITKFARLDVDLDTITWNRVLDTNDRFLRKITIGQNPTEQGFERQAGFDIAVASECMAILALATSLQDMTERLGAMVVATSKSGDPITADDIGVSGALAVLLKDAIKPNLMQTLQGTPVFVHAGPFANIAHGNSSILADRVALKLAGTEEGDSADRVGYVLTEGGFGADMGMEKFCNIKCRTSGLKPDATIIVATTRALKMHGGGPDVSPGKPLHETYTKEDLVTLKEGCKNLRKHIENSRKFGVKVIVAINQFATDSPAELALVREEALAAGADAAVVSNHWAKGGAGARDLAEATIAVCEGESDFKFLYDLNLPIAEKIEIIGKEIYGADGIELSDLARTQVETYTRQGYGNLPICMAKTQYSFSHDPKLKGVPSGFTLPIRAVRLSAGAGFLYPILGDMQTMPGLGTRPGFWEVGIDQESGRVVGLF, from the exons ATGGCTACTGAAGCTACACAGTCTCCCCAGTCCGCAAAAATCATAGATGGCACTGCTCTCGCAAA atcCATCCGCGAGGATATTGCGGAGAGGATCAAGGCAAAGCAGGCCATTTTTCCCCGCTTCCGCCCTTCGCTCGCCATCGTCCAAGCGGGTGACCGTCCAGATTCAAGCACCTATGTGCGcatgaaggcaaaggcagCTGAGGAGGTTGGAATCAAATATAAACACATCAACGTCCCAGTCGAAACCTCAGCCGATCATATTGTAAAAGTCGTCGAAGACCTTAATGCAGATCAAGACGTCAGCGCTATTCTCGTGCAGCTCCCACTTGGAGAACATATCACCTCTGCAGACGAGCGTCTCGTCACCGAGGCAGTCAGCCCTGGCAAGGACGTCGACGG ATTCCATGCATACAACATTGGCCATCTTTCTTCTCGTGCATCTGACCCCCTGTTTGCTCCATGCACTCCCTCTGCTGTCATGCGTCTCATCAAGTCCACTGGCGTGTCTATTGCAGGCTCTAACACCGTCGTCCTTGGTCGCAGTGATATCGTCGGCAGCCCCGTCGCGTCCATGCTCAGAAATGCAGATGCTACCGTCACTCAGTGCCATAGTCGTACCAAAAACATTCAGGATATT GTTAAAAACGCGGACATCTTAGTATCAGCTATTGGTAAACCGGAATTTGTCAAAGGCTCATGGATCAAACCTGGCGCTGTTGTCATCGATGTCGGAATCAACTACGTTCCTG ACGCAACCAAAAAATCTGGACAGCGCCTCGTTGGAGATGTCGAATTTTCTACAGCAGTCAACGTCGCATCGTACATTACCCCTGTCCCAGGAGGTGTAGGTCCTATGACCGTGGCCATGCTTATGGAGAATACCCTCATCGCAGCTAACCGTCAATGGGAAGAAGCAAGGGAACGCAAAGTTAAGCCTTTGGCACTGAACGTGCTTGACCAAGTCCCCACCGATATCGAAATCTCTTTGGCCCAGACCCCTAAGCCGGTCGCGGAGCTTGCAAAGGAAATTGGCATCACCGCCAACGAACTCGAAAGCTACGGAAAATACAAGGCCAAAGTCGACCTCAGCATCCTTGACCGCCTCAGTCATCGTAAGGATGGCAAGTACATCGTCGTTGCTGGAATCACCCCTACCCCTCTTGGAGAAGGAAAATCTACGACGACTATTGGATTGGCTCAGGCTCTTGGAGCTGAATTGGGACGACCTGCTTTTGCATGCGTGCGTCAACCCAGTCAAGGCCCTACCTTTGGTATCAAGGGAGGAGCTGCCGGAGGAGGATATAGTCAAGTCATTCCTATGGACGAG TTTAACCTGCACTTGACTGGCGATATTCACGCCGTCACTGCTGCCAACAACTTGCTCG CCGCTGCCTTGGATGCTCGTATCTTCCACGAGGGTACACAAAGCGACAAGGCACTTTATAGCCGCCTGGTACCTACAAAGAAAGGGAAGCGCGAATTCGCTCCCCTGATGTTCAAGCGCTTAAAGAAGCTCGGAATCGACAAGACCGATCCCAACTCTCTTACCCCCGAGGAAATCACCAAGTTCGCTCGCCTGGATGTTGACCTCGACACCATCACCTGGAACCGTGTCCTGGACACCAACGATCGTTTCCTCCGCAAGATCACCATCGGCCAGAACCCCACGGAGCAAGGCTTTGAGCGCCAGGCTGGATTCGATATCGCCGTCGCCAGCGAGTGTATGGCCATTCTGGCTTTGGCTACCAGCTTGCAGGATATGACCGAGCGTCTTGGTGCTATGGTCGTGGCCACCAGCAAGTCGGGTGATCCTATCACGGCTGACGACATTGGTGTCTCTGGCGCGCTCGCCGTCCTTCTCAAGGATGCTATCAAGCCTAATCTTATGCAAACCCTGCAG GGAACCCCTGTGTTCGTCCATGCCGGACCATTCGCCAACATCGCTCACGGAAACTCTTCCATTCTTGCTGACCGTGTCGCTCTCAAATTGGCAGGTACTGAGGAAGGCGACTCCGCGGACCGTGTTGGCTACGTCCTCACCGAGGGCGGCTTCGGCGCGGATATGGGAATGGAGAAATTCTGCAACATCAAGTGCCGCACCAGCGGCCTCAAGCCTGATGCCACTATCATTGTTGCCACCACGCGTGCGCTCAAGATGCACGGTGGAGGACCGGACGTGTCGCCAGGCAAGCCCCTCCATGAGACGTATACCAAAGAGGATCTTGTCACGCTAAAGGAGGGATGCAAGAACTTGCGTAAGCATATCGAGAACTCGCGCAAGTTTGGCGTCAAGGTCATCGTCGCTATCAACCAATTCGC CACCGACTCACCTGCTGAGCTCGCTCTCGTCCGTGAAGAGGCTCTGGCTGCGGGTGCTGATGCCGCCGTCGTCAGCAACCACTGGGCCAAGGGAGGAGCTGGCGCAAGGGATTTGGCCGAAGCCACCATTGCTGTCTGCGAGGGCGAATCCGACTTCAAGTTCCTTTACGACCTCAACCTCCCCATCGCGGAGAAGATCGAGATTATTGGCAAGGAGATCTACGGCGCTGATGGCATCGAGCTCAGCGACCTTGCCCGCACTCAAGTTGAGACTTACACCCGCCAGGGATACGGCAATCTTCCTA TTTGCATGGCGAAGACCCAGTACTCCTTCTCTCATGACCCTAAACTCAAGGGTGTTCCATCTG GATTCACTCTCCCAATCCGCGCTGTCCGTCTGTCTGCCGGTGCTGGATTCCTGTACCCTATTCTTGGAGACATGCAGACCATGCCTGGTCTGGGCACACGCCCTG GCTTCTGGGAGGTTGGCATCGACCAGGAATCAGGAAGGGTCGTTGGTTTATTCTAA